A genomic region of Pithys albifrons albifrons isolate INPA30051 chromosome 20, PitAlb_v1, whole genome shotgun sequence contains the following coding sequences:
- the B3GALT9 gene encoding beta-1,3-galactosyltransferase 9 translates to MQPTLCRLRTHQWCFILFNLLLFHVLLFGADLLEEYFLRSLPLSYTDAKTLEIRERARRLEMDALRANLSLSASSAAPCSEPEVFLLILVCSSPENRARRDAIRQTWGNVTATRGYSVLTLFAVGKAASESTQLELRQEAHQHRDIIAGSFIDSPQTQTQKVLLSVEWTVTFCPQARFILKTEEDVFVGVPSLAGYLLSLTQLEDIYLGRVVHQGVPDRDPQGAAFVPSQQYPERFYPDYCHGSAFVMSQDVARKVYVAAREVPLSLPPDAFVGVCANKAGVTPTHSSRFSGGRHISYNRCCYKFLFTSSNVREDELFKEWAETSAGEGCSLLETYYSLVSCRVLTYIDKFKQLSLERIKNEVLHFVN, encoded by the exons ATGCAG cccaccctgtgccggCTCCGGACACACCAGTGGTGCTTCATTCTCTTCAACCTCTTGCTCTTCCACGTGCTGCTTTTCGGGGCAGATTTACTGGAGGAGTATTTCCTGCGCTCCTTGCCTCTGTCTTACACCGATGCAAAGACCCTGGAGATCAGGGAGAGGGCCAGGAGGCTGGAGATGGATGCCCTGAGGGCCAACCTGTCtctcagtgccagcagtgcagcGCCGTGCTCTGAGCCAGAAGTGTTCCTGCTCATCCTGGTGTGCAGCAGCCCAGAGAACAGGGCAAGGCGTGATGCCATCAGGCAGACCTGGGGCAACGTGACAGCCACCAGGGGCTACTCTGTGCTGACTCTGTTTGCTGTGGGAAAGGCAGCCTCAGAAAGCacccagctggagctcaggcAGGAGGCTCACCAGCACAGGGACATCATTGCAGGCAGTTTCATCGACTCCccgcagacacagacacagaaggTGTTGCTGAGCGTGGAGTGGACGGTGACCTTCTGTCCCCAGGCAAGATTTATCCTTAAAACAGAGGAGGACGTGTTTGTGGgtgtccccagcctggctgggtaCCTGCTGAGCCTCACACAGCTCGAGGACATCTACCTGGGCAGGGTGGTTCACCAGGGGGTGCCcgacagggacccccagggcgCGGCCTTTGTGCCCAGCCAGCAGTACCCCGAGCGGTTCTACCCCGATTACTGTCACGGCAGCGCCTTCGTCATGTCCCAGGACGTGGCCCGCAAGGTTTATGTGGCTGCCAGGGAGGTGCCACTGTCGCTGCCCCCCGATGCCTTCGTGGGGGTGTGTGCCAACAAAGCTGGCGTCACTCCCACGCACAGCTCCCGCTTTTCCGGGGGAAGGCACATCAGCTACAACCGGTGCTGCTATAAATTCCTTTTCACCTCTTCCAACGTGAGGGAGGACGAGCTATTTAAGGAGTGGGCGGAGACGAGCGCTGGGGAaggctgctccctgctggaaaCCTACTACAGCCTGGTGTCCTGCAGGGTTCTGACCTACATCGACAAGTTCAaacagctcagcctggagagaatAAAAAACGAGGTTCTTCATTTTGTCAATTAG
- the PSMD5 gene encoding 26S proteasome non-ATPase regulatory subunit 5 has translation MAEAAAMAAALLERAARPDAALEELRALRVALQAVPPSALRARLGEHHLAALFGLLGGTDREQVSACVSVLERLLQALEPLYVIQNLREELQKGLCHAEDSVRILSIAQVGRIVEDPGAVTELLNSPELLRQIINCIGGEKIAVAKEAIKSLSRIAQTGAGLQVLFGSSLLSDLKNVMATSDVVRYRVYELIVEISSVSAESLSYCANSGLISELIGELTGEDVLVRATCIEMVTSLAHTPQGRQYLAQQGVIDKISNIILGAESDPFSGFYLPGFVKFFGNLAVVDSPQQICERYPVFMEKVFEMAESQDPTMVGVAVDTLGILGSNVEGKQVLQKTRSRFQSLLSTIGQQARNAPTELRLRCLDAIAALLYLPPEQQTEDLLRMTESWFSSLSSQPLELFRSISTQPFPDLHCGALRVFTAIANQPWAQKLMLDSPGFVEYVVDRSVEPDKASKDAKYELVKALVNSKTIAEVFGNQYYLRLRAYLQEGPYYVKAVSTTAVEGAE, from the exons ATGGCGGAGGCGGCGGCGATGGCGGCGGCGCTGCTGGAGCGGGCGGCGCGGCCGGACGCGGCCCTCGAGGAGCTGCGCGCCCTGCGGGTCGCCCTGCAGGCCGTGCCACCCTCCGCCCTCCGTGCCCGCCTGGGCGAGCACCACCTGGCAGCGCTGTTCGGCCTCCTCGGCGGCACTGACCG GGAACAGGTGTCGGCGTGTGTGTCCGTCCTGGAGAGACTCCTGCAGGCCCTGGAGCCGCTGTACGTGATCCAGAACCTGCGCGAGGAGCTGCAGAAGGGGCTTTGCCACGCCGAGGACTCCGTGAGGATCCTCTCCATAGCCCAG GTTGGGAGGATTGTTGAAGACCCAGGTGCTGTCACAGAACTTCTCAACAGCCCTGAGCTGTTAAGGCAGATCATAAACTGCATTGGGGGAGAGAAGATTGCAGTGGCCAAGGAG GCCATCAAGTCTCTGTCCAGGATAGCCCAGACTGGGGCTGGTCTGCAGGTTTTGTTTGGGAGCAGCTTGTTGAGTGACCTGAAGAACGTGATGGCAACGAGTGACGTCGTTCGGTACCGAGTGTATgag tTAATTGTTGAGATTTCCTCAGTGTCAGCAGAGTCCCTGAGTTACTGTGCAAACAGTGGCTTGATCTCTGAGTTGATTGGGGAGCTCACTGGAGAAGATGTGCTGGTCAG AGCCACCTGCATCGAGATGGTGACCTCTCTGGCCCACACCCCACAGGGGCGCCAGTACCTTGCCCAGCAGGGAGTCATTGATAAAATCTCCAACATCATCCTTGGGGCAGAGTCTGATCCTTTCTCAGGCTTCTATTTGCCAG GATTTGTGAAGTTCTTTGGGAATCTGGCAGTGGTGGACAGTCCCCAGCAGATCTGTGAGCGATACCCTGTGTTCATGGAGAAAGTCTTTGAAATGGCAGAAAGTCAGGATCCAACCATGGTTGGAGTGGCTGTGGACACACTGGGAATCCTGGGATCAAATGTGGAAGGCAAACAGGTTTTACAGAAAACTA gaaGCAGATTTCAAAGCCTGTTGAGCACCATTGGGCAGCAGGCCAGGAATGCCCCCACGGAGCTGCGGCTGCGCTGCCTGGATGCCATTGCAGCCCTGCTCTACCTGCCT ccagagcagcagacaGAAGACCTTTTAAGGATGACAGAGTCCTGGTTCTCATCCCTGTCCAGCCAGCCCCTGGAACTCTTCAGGAGCATCAGCACTCAGCCCTTCCCTGACCTCCACTGTGGGGCCCTGCGGGTCTTCACT GCTATTGCAAACCAGCCCTGGGCCCAGAAGCTGATGCTGGACAGCCCAGGGTTTGTGGAGTACGTTGTGGACAGATCTGTGGAGCCTGACAAAGCTTCCAAGGATGCTAAATACGAACTGGTGAAGGCCCTGGTGAACTCCAAAACAATTGCAGAGGTCTTTGGGAATCAGTATTACCTGAGGCTCAGGGCTTACCTGCAGGAGGGCCCCTACTATGTCAAGGCAGTCTCCACCACAGCTGTGGAAGGGGCAGAGTAA
- the CUTA gene encoding protein CutA, whose product MGMEWLSQRWLCPPGAQGSPRPGKATVLLVLTLAVLLFPVLRGLALQLHSAITGTSMPGTLSLALLSCPNESIARDIARAIMDKKLAASVNILPKSSALYFWKGEQEESTEILLLVQTRTSKIGELSDYVRSIHPFEIPEIISLPIDQGNPLHLKWIEENVPRH is encoded by the exons ATGGGCATGGAGTGGCTGAGCCAGCgctggctgtgcccaccaggtgcccagggcagcccccgGCCGGGCAAGGCCACCGTGCTGCTG GTGCTgacactggcagtgctgctgttcccGGTGCTGAGGGGCCTGGCCCTGCAGCTGCACTCAGCCATCACGGGCACCTCCATGCCAGGCACcctctccctggccctgctcagctgcCCCAACGAGTCCATCGCCAGAGACATCGCCAG GGCCATCATGGATAAGAAGTTGGCTGCCTCTGTGAACATCCTGCCCAAGAGCTCGGCCCT GTATTTCTGGAAAGGGGAACAGGAGGAATCCACTGAGATACTGCTG TTAGTGCAAACAAGGACGTCCAAAATCGGGGAGTTGTCCGACTACGTCAG aTCCATCCACCCCTTTGAAATCCCCGAGATCATCAGCCTGCCTATTGACCAAGGAAACCCTCTGCACCTCAAATGGATAGAGGAGAACGTCCCACGGCACTGA